Proteins encoded in a region of the Paenibacillus pedocola genome:
- a CDS encoding helix-turn-helix domain-containing protein — MTLEHEKHLALGQFLKKKRASLTPELAGLPLGKKRKVSGLRREEVADLANVSVDWYIRLEQGRAVQPSVDVLMSLSGALQLNRKERDYLFNLADQRLPEEMPGEVVVSPRLQQFLDAQNPYPAYVSDDQWNIVGWNKAAALVFGDYAKMTALQRNSLWRAFTDPYLKGLLDNWEGHAKLRVSQLRMAHSQFPANPEHLALVDELCRQSQIFNEWWNEPFIMGTPEGKKLLHHPVAGDIRLDYLSFQTDEHPNATVTVHLASDQISREKLSGLFNKQ, encoded by the coding sequence ATGACCTTGGAACATGAAAAGCATCTCGCCTTAGGGCAATTTCTGAAGAAAAAACGTGCCTCGCTGACACCGGAGCTTGCAGGTCTGCCGCTGGGCAAAAAACGGAAAGTATCCGGATTACGCAGAGAAGAAGTGGCCGATCTGGCGAATGTAAGTGTGGATTGGTATATACGTCTGGAGCAGGGGAGAGCCGTCCAGCCTTCGGTAGATGTACTGATGTCGTTAAGCGGCGCGCTGCAGCTGAACCGCAAAGAGCGCGATTATTTGTTCAACCTGGCGGATCAGCGGCTGCCGGAGGAGATGCCGGGCGAGGTTGTTGTCAGCCCAAGATTGCAGCAGTTTCTGGATGCCCAGAACCCCTATCCGGCGTATGTATCGGATGACCAATGGAATATCGTGGGGTGGAATAAAGCGGCAGCGCTTGTGTTTGGGGATTATGCCAAGATGACGGCTTTGCAGCGCAATTCCTTATGGCGTGCCTTCACAGACCCGTACCTGAAAGGACTGCTCGATAATTGGGAGGGCCATGCCAAACTGCGGGTAAGCCAATTAAGAATGGCGCATAGCCAGTTTCCGGCAAATCCGGAGCATTTGGCGCTCGTCGATGAATTATGCCGGCAAAGTCAGATATTTAATGAGTGGTGGAATGAGCCGTTTATTATGGGGACTCCAGAGGGGAAAAAACTGCTGCATCACCCGGTTGCCGGGGATATCCGTTTAGATTATCTTTCCTTTCAGACGGACGAGCATCCGAATGCAACCGTTACCGTCCACTTGGCAAGTGATCAGATTTCGAGAGAGAAACTAAGCGGGCTTTTCAACAAGCAATGA
- the sdaAA gene encoding L-serine ammonia-lyase, iron-sulfur-dependent, subunit alpha, with amino-acid sequence MNFQTLSQLAVLCGERGLGIGALMLEEQSAESGRSKEQEFATMSQYYGVMKEAVHRGMTENTTSRSGLTGLDAQRVAAYNAAEEPCLGGPAGQAMAYALAVSEVNASMGRIIATPTAGSCGIIPGVFLSCQERFGWDDDYMVSGLFAAGAIGYVIANNSFVSGAEGGCQAEVGSAIGMAAGALTELRGGTPAQAVHAVGLALKNTLGLICDPVGGLVEIPCIVRNGFGAVTALAAADMALAGVRSVIPSDEVIKVMLEVGSAMPEKHRETAGGGLAQTPTGRQIMKDLRSKK; translated from the coding sequence ATGAATTTTCAAACTTTAAGCCAGCTGGCTGTATTATGCGGGGAGCGGGGCCTTGGCATCGGTGCGCTGATGCTGGAGGAGCAGAGTGCGGAATCCGGACGCTCGAAGGAGCAGGAATTCGCTACGATGAGCCAATATTATGGCGTAATGAAGGAGGCGGTACACCGCGGCATGACGGAGAATACGACCTCGCGCAGCGGCCTGACGGGCCTGGATGCCCAGCGGGTTGCCGCCTACAATGCCGCGGAGGAGCCATGTCTTGGCGGACCTGCCGGACAGGCGATGGCCTACGCATTAGCCGTATCAGAAGTGAATGCCTCTATGGGGCGGATTATCGCTACTCCGACAGCAGGCTCCTGCGGAATTATTCCCGGCGTATTTCTCAGCTGCCAGGAGCGTTTCGGATGGGATGATGATTATATGGTGTCGGGATTGTTTGCCGCAGGCGCAATCGGATATGTTATTGCCAATAACTCTTTTGTATCCGGGGCAGAGGGCGGCTGCCAGGCGGAAGTCGGTTCCGCAATCGGTATGGCTGCGGGAGCGCTGACGGAGCTGCGCGGCGGTACACCGGCCCAGGCGGTTCATGCCGTGGGGCTGGCGCTCAAGAACACACTTGGCCTGATTTGCGATCCGGTGGGCGGGCTTGTAGAAATTCCCTGCATCGTGCGCAACGGCTTCGGTGCTGTTACCGCACTGGCTGCAGCGGATATGGCGCTTGCAGGTGTGCGCAGTGTGATCCCCTCTGATGAAGTGATCAAGGTGATGCTTGAGGTTGGCTCAGCCATGCCGGAGAAGCACCGCGAGACGGCCGGGGGCGGGCTGGCCCAGACGCCTACCGGGCGCCAGATTATGAAAGATTTGCGAAGCAAGAAATAA
- a CDS encoding NAD(P)H-quinone oxidoreductase gives MRGIIVKKPGGAEQLTVTQLPVPDRKENELLVRVHAAAVNRTDILLREGTAGYLANPVLGIEIAGTVVQASEGASFAIGDKVMGLVNGGGYAEYAVLPADRAMKIPDSLSFIQAAAIPEVFLTAYQTLFWIGKLQKQETVLIHAGASGVGTAAIQLAKRLGQAKVIVTAGSAEKLALCKELGADVLINYKEQSIPEAVLQATDGEGADLILDFIGAEYWEHNLNSIKTGGRWVLIGILGGSEVNKVDLFALMSKCVQITGTLLTPRSDAYKARLTREFMDHTFAYFEHGDLKPVIDSAFPLERIADAHQYMEHNRNTGKIMITINE, from the coding sequence ATGAGAGGTATTATTGTAAAAAAACCTGGTGGTGCCGAGCAGCTGACTGTCACTCAATTGCCTGTTCCTGACCGGAAAGAGAACGAACTGCTTGTCCGCGTACATGCAGCAGCTGTTAACCGCACGGATATTTTGTTACGGGAGGGCACCGCAGGCTATTTGGCGAATCCCGTACTTGGAATAGAAATTGCCGGAACGGTTGTGCAAGCAAGCGAGGGCGCTTCTTTCGCAATCGGTGATAAGGTGATGGGGCTGGTAAATGGCGGAGGTTATGCGGAATATGCGGTGTTACCGGCCGACCGGGCAATGAAAATCCCTGACTCACTTTCATTTATACAGGCGGCTGCGATTCCGGAAGTATTTCTTACGGCTTACCAAACGCTGTTCTGGATCGGCAAACTTCAAAAGCAGGAAACTGTCCTGATTCATGCCGGTGCAAGCGGGGTGGGTACTGCTGCCATTCAGCTCGCCAAACGGCTGGGTCAGGCTAAAGTTATTGTGACGGCCGGATCAGCGGAGAAACTGGCTTTATGTAAAGAGCTGGGGGCAGACGTCCTAATCAATTACAAAGAGCAGTCTATTCCGGAAGCCGTGCTGCAGGCTACAGACGGTGAAGGCGCGGATCTCATTCTCGACTTTATCGGGGCGGAGTATTGGGAACATAATCTGAATAGCATTAAGACTGGCGGCCGCTGGGTTCTGATCGGAATCCTTGGCGGGAGCGAGGTCAATAAAGTGGATCTATTCGCCTTGATGTCCAAATGCGTGCAAATTACCGGAACTTTACTTACACCTAGAAGCGATGCCTATAAAGCCCGGCTCACAAGGGAGTTTATGGATCATACTTTTGCCTATTTTGAACACGGGGACCTAAAACCCGTTATAGATTCTGCCTTCCCGCTGGAAAGAATCGCAGATGCTCATCAATATATGGAACACAACCGGAATACCGGCAAGATCATGATTACCATTAATGAATGA
- a CDS encoding MFS transporter — MKPVSGQRSFTVTLQWLLSAVCAIAVANLYYDQVLLSGIMNDFHVHSNRAGLLLTVIQAGYTIGLLFVVPLGDRLNRRRLILASLLLSAFWLVLMTVVPTFYLLLAAGFLLGISTVTAQLIIPFVSSNLQTVNKGTVIGRLLTGIFLGVLLGRVAGGWIGQLFNWQTMHIFAAALLVFIAAYLYVKLPDDLAPKQTSYSAIMRSMIPMLTQEPVLRETIILGAAAFAAFNIFWVPLTLILNGAPYHFSSGLTGMFGIIGIAGAGAAGFSGHLSDSPHARQWNKAALILMLLSFAVLGFGWNHLILLIVVTFLLDVGSRMNMSLNQGRIYSLAPEKHSRLNSLYMVGYYFGGSIGSGIGTFAYHVGQVNGMVISGCMILGLAILYFILHGNQTKRLNNRYTREMNTNLWE, encoded by the coding sequence ATGAAACCTGTTTCCGGCCAAAGGTCATTTACTGTAACGCTCCAATGGCTGTTATCTGCTGTATGTGCCATTGCAGTAGCCAATTTGTATTATGACCAGGTCTTGCTATCCGGCATAATGAACGATTTCCATGTCCATTCCAACAGGGCCGGGCTGCTCTTAACCGTCATCCAGGCCGGATATACCATCGGCCTGCTGTTCGTTGTCCCGCTGGGCGACCGGTTGAACAGACGCCGCCTAATCCTGGCTAGTCTGCTGTTGTCTGCGTTCTGGCTCGTTCTTATGACCGTGGTCCCTACGTTCTATCTCTTGCTGGCCGCCGGATTTCTGCTTGGGATCAGCACAGTCACAGCTCAGCTGATTATTCCTTTTGTCTCTTCCAACCTGCAAACCGTGAATAAAGGAACCGTCATCGGCAGATTATTGACCGGCATCTTCCTGGGGGTGTTGCTTGGCCGGGTAGCAGGAGGATGGATCGGACAACTTTTCAACTGGCAGACCATGCACATCTTTGCTGCCGCCCTGCTCGTGTTCATTGCCGCTTATCTATACGTCAAGCTGCCGGATGACCTTGCGCCGAAGCAAACGTCTTACTCTGCAATTATGCGCTCTATGATTCCAATGCTTACCCAAGAGCCGGTTCTGAGAGAAACGATTATTTTGGGAGCAGCCGCTTTTGCCGCTTTCAACATTTTCTGGGTGCCCCTTACCCTTATTCTGAACGGTGCCCCGTATCATTTCAGCAGCGGTTTGACCGGGATGTTCGGGATCATCGGAATTGCCGGTGCCGGTGCGGCAGGTTTCTCCGGTCATTTATCCGACAGCCCGCATGCCCGACAATGGAATAAGGCCGCGTTAATTCTGATGTTACTCTCCTTTGCCGTATTGGGTTTCGGCTGGAATCACCTCATTCTGCTCATAGTCGTTACCTTCCTGCTGGATGTCGGCTCCCGGATGAATATGTCTTTGAATCAGGGGCGGATTTACAGCCTGGCTCCGGAGAAACACAGCCGGTTAAATTCCTTGTACATGGTGGGGTATTATTTTGGAGGCTCCATTGGCTCGGGAATCGGGACTTTCGCTTATCATGTCGGCCAGGTCAACGGTATGGTGATCAGCGGATGCATGATTCTGGGACTGGCCATCTTGTATTTTATACTCCATGGAAATCAGACGAAACGCCTAAACAACCGTTACACAAGGGAAATGAATACAAACTTATGGGAGTGA
- the sdaAB gene encoding L-serine ammonia-lyase, iron-sulfur-dependent subunit beta, translating to MRFKDVFSIIGPAMVGPSSSHTAGAARIGRAARQVLGEVPREAEVIFFGSFAATYQGHGTDRAIVGGLLDFATDDHRLPDSIELAAEDGMEISFRQGAGLFPHPNTVKLRLTGRDTGTELTLTGISIGGGNIEIVDIDGFGVKLTGMYPTVLINHMDYLGVLASVTDVMRQGQFNIGHMSLDRKNRSGAALTVLELDEPATAELLQGLRALPAVKSVKVVDLNEDTRAQKGKESTT from the coding sequence ATGCGTTTTAAAGATGTGTTCTCTATAATCGGCCCGGCCATGGTCGGGCCTTCCAGTTCACATACCGCAGGAGCGGCACGGATCGGCAGAGCAGCCCGGCAGGTCCTCGGCGAAGTGCCGCGTGAGGCGGAGGTCATATTTTTTGGCTCGTTTGCCGCAACGTATCAGGGGCATGGAACCGACCGGGCTATCGTCGGCGGATTGCTGGACTTTGCTACAGACGACCACCGTTTGCCGGATTCCATTGAGCTGGCCGCTGAAGACGGGATGGAGATTTCTTTCCGTCAGGGCGCGGGCTTGTTCCCCCATCCGAATACCGTGAAGCTGCGTCTTACCGGCCGTGACACAGGCACAGAATTGACGCTGACGGGGATCTCGATTGGCGGGGGAAATATAGAGATCGTTGATATTGACGGTTTCGGGGTTAAGCTGACCGGAATGTATCCGACTGTTCTAATCAACCACATGGATTATCTCGGGGTACTCGCCAGTGTTACGGATGTAATGCGCCAGGGCCAGTTTAATATCGGGCATATGTCCCTTGACCGCAAGAACCGCAGCGGTGCGGCGCTGACCGTGCTGGAGCTGGATGAACCTGCAACTGCAGAACTGCTTCAGGGGCTGCGCGCTCTGCCTGCTGTGAAATCAGTCAAAGTGGTGGATCTGAACGAGGATACGCGAGCACAGAAAGGGAAGGAAAGTACAACATGA
- a CDS encoding GNAT family N-acetyltransferase, giving the protein MLYRAMIADDYEAAYQLWGNTTGMNLSQADSREEILRYLERNPGMSQVCEDTDGTLAGTVMCGHDGRRGYIYHVAVSGACRGKGAGREMVSRSLHALREAGIAKCHLMVIEGNELGRSFWSGTGWQERDGIILFSQNT; this is encoded by the coding sequence ATGCTTTACAGAGCAATGATTGCGGATGATTATGAGGCGGCTTATCAGTTATGGGGGAACACAACGGGCATGAACCTGAGCCAGGCGGATTCGCGGGAAGAAATTCTGCGTTATCTGGAGCGGAATCCAGGAATGAGCCAGGTATGCGAAGATACGGACGGCACGCTTGCCGGCACTGTCATGTGCGGACACGACGGGCGGAGAGGGTATATCTATCATGTAGCCGTCAGCGGTGCCTGCCGGGGCAAGGGGGCCGGCCGTGAAATGGTGTCCCGTTCGCTTCATGCCTTGCGGGAAGCGGGCATTGCGAAATGCCATTTGATGGTCATTGAGGGCAACGAGCTGGGACGCAGCTTCTGGTCGGGCACAGGCTGGCAGGAGCGGGACGGCATTATACTCTTTTCACAGAATACCTGA